A genomic region of Gemmata massiliana contains the following coding sequences:
- a CDS encoding phage major capsid protein yields MSGILGNVANKELLSGYVEEDMTWKEIAAVKSVSNFQQVTSYRMLDDMEYEELGPDGKIKHGTAGQESYTRQAKTYAKMFALTRTDIVNDDLGAFDDLRTRLGRGSSKKFNKIFWAKFINNGSFFTAGRTNYISGATTNLGTDGVGLGLAVQAFRKMKSPTADGTKAVNADTQNPVGSAPGGRPEILLVPPELEGNAEVIYRNQNLGAVANASANIYQNKYRPVVAWQLSDPGYTGYSTTAWHLLNNPAYLAAMVVSFLNGNMSPTVESADADFDELGVRFRGYHDFGCDQAEYLAGVKSKGAA; encoded by the coding sequence ATGTCGGGCATCCTCGGGAACGTCGCGAACAAAGAGCTCCTGTCCGGGTACGTGGAAGAGGACATGACGTGGAAGGAGATCGCCGCCGTGAAGTCGGTGTCGAACTTCCAGCAGGTGACCTCGTACCGCATGCTCGACGACATGGAGTACGAGGAACTCGGGCCAGACGGGAAGATCAAGCACGGGACCGCGGGCCAGGAGAGCTACACCCGGCAGGCCAAGACCTACGCCAAAATGTTCGCGCTCACCCGGACCGACATCGTCAACGACGACCTGGGAGCGTTCGACGACCTGCGCACCCGGCTCGGGCGCGGCTCGTCCAAGAAGTTCAACAAGATCTTCTGGGCCAAGTTCATCAACAACGGCTCGTTCTTCACCGCGGGGCGCACCAACTACATCAGCGGGGCCACGACGAACCTGGGCACCGACGGCGTAGGGCTCGGGCTCGCGGTTCAGGCGTTCCGCAAGATGAAGAGCCCGACGGCCGACGGCACCAAGGCGGTCAACGCGGACACCCAGAACCCGGTCGGGTCGGCCCCGGGCGGGCGCCCCGAGATCCTGCTCGTGCCCCCCGAGCTGGAGGGCAACGCGGAGGTCATTTACCGGAACCAGAACCTGGGCGCGGTCGCGAACGCGAGCGCCAACATCTACCAGAACAAGTACCGCCCGGTGGTCGCGTGGCAGCTCTCGGACCCGGGGTACACGGGGTACTCGACGACCGCGTGGCACCTGCTCAACAACCCCGCGTACCTGGCCGCGATGGTGGTCTCGTTCCTCAACGGAAACATGAGCCCGACGGTCGAGAGCGCGGACGCGGACTTCGACGAGTTGGGCGTCCGGTTCCGCGGGTACCACGACTTCGGGTGCGACCAGGCCGAGTACCTGGCCGGGGTCAAGAGCAAGGGCGCCGCGTAA
- a CDS encoding DUF3102 domain-containing protein yields MTTKIHAASQSPPELARPRPVNSFLATLAKRINGRESQSREGQLQHAKEQGQDLLRSKHLVGHGNWERWVQENLEIGLTQVKAYMRFAKESSVTDDLESQWETWQRVQGNTKTSEIVENAPVEQNVREPRDDDPSPGSIARADVSENRSIAKEVAKTQGKHTQEFKLLLTVETFGHFTDMANQLVKKWDVPSPHEAIYKAVETSFKAEAGGSNCE; encoded by the coding sequence ATGACGACCAAGATTCACGCAGCCTCCCAATCGCCTCCCGAGCTGGCTCGGCCCCGCCCGGTCAATTCGTTCCTCGCAACTCTCGCGAAGCGGATCAACGGTCGCGAATCTCAAAGCCGGGAGGGGCAACTTCAGCACGCCAAAGAACAAGGCCAGGATCTGCTCCGCTCAAAGCACCTCGTTGGCCACGGGAACTGGGAGCGGTGGGTGCAGGAGAATCTTGAAATCGGGCTAACCCAGGTGAAGGCCTACATGCGATTCGCGAAGGAATCGTCGGTAACCGACGATTTGGAATCGCAGTGGGAGACGTGGCAGCGCGTTCAGGGAAACACCAAGACGAGTGAGATCGTCGAGAATGCGCCTGTCGAGCAAAACGTTCGCGAACCCCGCGACGACGATCCAAGCCCTGGCTCGATCGCGCGTGCCGACGTGAGCGAAAATCGGAGTATTGCCAAAGAAGTCGCGAAGACTCAAGGAAAACACACGCAAGAGTTCAAGCTCTTACTCACTGTCGAGACATTCGGGCATTTCACAGACATGGCCAACCAGCTCGTCAAGAAATGGGACGTTCCTTCGCCTCATGAGGCCATTTACAAAGCTGTAGAAACGTCCTTCAAGGCCGAAGCGGGAGGATCGAACTGTGAATAA
- a CDS encoding AAA family ATPase, producing the protein MPLPSKPILADRATNGESGKAKDGAHNYAPVFEQFGFVFGLPNSTGEAVADACPWCSKNKFYLNVRSGQYHCKHCSEKGNATTFLTWVHARYLEATTDDHYRTLKQKRGIALQPLKRHGLAYDPDNDRWLIPFKSAAGSVVNIQRYYPNRGEKPDKFNLPGLPTVLYGLDRLSDDKERIVFLCEGPFDAIALDAHIGTKRAKYDIVATPGTLQEKWVEHFRGRKVRALYDNDKGGDQHRERVRKLLGESGIAAELRILKWPAELRIGARSVPVPPGCDINDLVRDPAFEGISIVALSADHGVRVQAEPKLMIHHGRRPAMEERPIDWIWPDHVRCGTYVSFSGRQGTFKSTIAQQLAALYTTGRNMPMCDRVGLPPGHVLYVFAEDNREEVENGFEWAGGDFNKWHTMPAVKRDGDPLNILEHLGEIEATVREYGIRLVIVDGQNSVVGAPNISTDMQARVNVTNKLHQFAQRLNLCLIGIRNEDAEGRALGPQSFGDIGRCVMRTVQTDAGPPPYCVLRFVKVSDAPREKYPDVPYSVADRGGSRREILWGKVKPKERHVTPEQANEIYVGLKGGAGSRK; encoded by the coding sequence ATGCCTCTACCAAGTAAGCCTATTCTAGCCGATCGCGCAACGAACGGCGAAAGCGGGAAAGCAAAAGACGGAGCGCACAATTACGCACCCGTATTCGAGCAGTTCGGTTTTGTATTCGGGCTCCCCAACAGTACCGGAGAAGCCGTTGCTGACGCGTGCCCGTGGTGCAGCAAGAACAAATTCTATCTCAACGTGCGTTCCGGCCAGTACCACTGCAAACATTGCTCCGAGAAGGGTAATGCCACTACGTTCCTAACTTGGGTTCATGCGCGTTACCTGGAGGCCACGACTGACGATCATTACCGCACGCTAAAGCAGAAGCGTGGTATCGCGCTCCAACCACTTAAGCGGCACGGACTGGCTTACGACCCGGATAACGATCGGTGGCTCATCCCGTTCAAGAGCGCGGCGGGGAGTGTCGTAAACATCCAGCGCTACTACCCGAACCGAGGCGAGAAGCCCGACAAATTCAACCTTCCGGGCTTGCCTACCGTGCTCTACGGCTTGGACCGTCTGTCGGATGATAAGGAGCGAATCGTGTTCCTGTGCGAAGGACCGTTCGACGCGATCGCGCTCGACGCTCATATCGGGACCAAGCGGGCCAAGTACGACATCGTCGCCACACCCGGCACTCTTCAAGAGAAGTGGGTCGAGCACTTCCGGGGGCGCAAGGTGCGAGCCTTATACGACAACGACAAGGGCGGGGACCAGCACCGCGAGCGGGTGCGCAAGCTCCTGGGGGAAAGTGGTATCGCCGCCGAACTACGCATCCTCAAGTGGCCCGCGGAACTCCGGATCGGGGCGCGCTCGGTGCCCGTACCACCCGGGTGCGACATTAACGACTTGGTTCGTGACCCCGCGTTCGAGGGAATAAGTATCGTTGCGCTGTCCGCGGACCACGGCGTTCGGGTACAGGCCGAACCGAAGCTGATGATCCATCACGGCAGGCGCCCCGCAATGGAAGAGCGTCCGATCGATTGGATCTGGCCCGATCACGTGCGGTGCGGCACTTACGTCTCGTTCAGCGGGCGCCAGGGTACGTTCAAGAGCACGATCGCTCAGCAACTCGCGGCTCTGTACACGACGGGGCGGAATATGCCGATGTGTGACCGCGTGGGGCTCCCGCCCGGCCACGTCCTCTACGTGTTCGCGGAGGACAACCGGGAAGAGGTCGAGAACGGGTTCGAGTGGGCCGGGGGCGATTTCAATAAGTGGCACACGATGCCGGCCGTGAAGCGCGACGGTGATCCACTCAACATCCTCGAGCACCTCGGTGAGATCGAGGCGACCGTGCGTGAGTACGGGATCCGGCTCGTGATTGTCGACGGTCAAAATAGCGTGGTGGGTGCCCCGAACATCAGCACCGACATGCAGGCGCGAGTGAACGTGACGAACAAGCTCCACCAGTTCGCGCAACGGTTGAATCTGTGCCTGATCGGGATCCGGAACGAGGACGCGGAGGGGCGGGCACTAGGTCCGCAGAGCTTCGGGGACATCGGGCGGTGCGTGATGCGTACCGTACAAACCGACGCGGGGCCGCCCCCGTACTGCGTACTCAGGTTCGTGAAGGTCTCGGACGCGCCGCGGGAGAAGTACCCGGACGTCCCGTACTCGGTGGCGGACCGGGGCGGCTCGCGGCGCGAGATCCTCTGGGGGAAAGTAAAGCCCAAGGAGCGCCACGTCACGCCCGAGCAAGCGAACGAAATTTATGTCGGGTTGAAGGGCGGGGCTGGATCGCGGAAGTGA